GATTGGTCGCTAATAACGACCAGTCGCTAATAATTAGTAGTGAACACCCGTATATTTACTAACAAATGAATGATTTATCGATAGCGATAAATAAGGATATCTAATGATCAAAGAGATTAAGCAAGACGGCGAAGCGCGTATGCAAAAAACACTGGAAGCGCTTGAGAGCACTTTTAGCAAAGTCCGTACAGGGCGCGCACATCCGGGTATGTTGTCAGGCGTGATGGTTAGCTACTACGGGTCGCCTACACCTTTGAATCAAGTGGCGAGTGTCAACGTTGAAGACTCACGTACGCTCATGGTTCAGCCATTCGAGCGTACCATGGTACAAGCAATTGACAAGGCCATTCGCGAAGCAGATTTGGGTCTCAACCCAGTGACCGCCGATGTGATTCGTGTGCCAATGCCTGCATTGACAGAAGAGACACGCCGCGACATGCAAAAGCTTGCGCGTGGAGAAGCAGAAAGTAGCCGTGTTTCTATCCGTAATATTCGCCGTGACATGATGAATGACATCAAAGAATTGGCCAAAGAAAAAGAGATCTCAGAAGACGACGAGCGCCGCGCCAGTGATGATATTCAAAAAATCACTGACAAGTATATCGAAACCATCGATAAACGTTTGAGCAAAAAAGAAACTGACTTGATGGACGTGTAAAGCACTGGTTTTTTCGATCATTTTAGAAAAAATCCGTTATGTCATATTCTTATAATAAGCAGCCAATCTGTCAGTACTATTGGCTGCTTATTATTGTGTAGACGGTACCGATAATAGCGTCAATATTATATCAATCGGATACGGTAATAGGCTTGCTCAGATTTGCAAACTGTATTTTATAAGCGTTATCTTGCAAACTAAATCACGCCCATAGATGGGTTTATGATAAGTTTGTGAATTATGGTTATGACGCTTTCTAATCGTTATCGCAGCCGTTATTATTATTTTACCTTAACAATAAGCACTTTCGCCTATGTCCACTTCAGCCGTTTTGGCTCCTGATCTTCTTCCACGCCATATCGCTATCATCATGGATGGCAATAATCGTTATGGTAAAGCCAATGATTTGGGCAAAGGCCAAGGGCATGTGGCTGGCAAAGATGCACTCGATCCTATCGTCGAGTATTGCGTCAATACGGGTATCGAAGTATTAACGGTATTTGCATTTTCTAGTGAGAATTGGCAACGCCCGCCCAGTGAGGTGGCACTACTCATGCAATTGTTAGCCTCGACCATTCATGAGCAAATACCACGCATGAATGAGTATCGTATTCGTCTGCGTTTTATTGGTGACCGCAGTCAGCTGAGTGATGATTTGCAAGCATTAATGGCGGACGCTGAAGCAAAAACAGCAAACTTTAAAGCCATGACTCTAGTCATCGCTATCAGTTATGGTGGGCAATGGGATATTGCCCATGCGGCAAAACAGCTGGCGCAGCAAGTAGAGGCTGGTCAGTTACGTGCTGATGATATTAATAAAGAATTGCTCGGTAACTATGTGCAATTAGCAGATGCACCAGCAGTAGATATGCTGATACGCACAGGCGGTGAATACCGAATTTCTAACTTTTTATTGTGGCAGTCAGCCTATGCTGAGCTATTCTTTACCCAGACATTATGGCCGAATTTTGCAGCTGATGAGCTGGCAGCAATGGTAAAAGAGTTCGCTCAGCGGCAGCGCCGTTTTGGCAAAACCAGTGAGCAGATAGTGATAGAGCAAGCAAGTCGTTAATGGTGTTAAGCATTTGCCTGTTATTTTGTAAAGGAAAAAGCTCTTACAAAGCCGCTATCGTATAAGTAGTTAATATTGCTTGTTTGTGAAATAATAAACCGCGTTAATAAGCGTCAACTGCTATTAGTGGGCTATTGTAGATTAGCTGCTATAATGCACGTTTTGACCATGCGTTTTTCATTATTATAAGGCTCAATAAGTATGTGGCAACGAATTAAGACGGCAGTTGTTCTCGTTATTATCGTTGGTATTGCAATGTTTGCGAGCCAAACCCCTATTTTATTTGCACCGCTATTAGCGATTGGCGTCATTATTGCCGCTCACGAATGGACTAAGCTGATGCCTAAGTGGCGTCATCCTGCGCTGTTTGTGCTATTGGTTTTGGTGTTGACCCTAGTATCACTCATGTTTAAAGTGACATGGCTGTTTTGGTGGGTGGCTTCACTGGCTATATGGCTAATGGCGCTGTCTTGGGTGCGAGTGTTCCCGACTCATACCAATTGGTATGGCAAGAAACTGGCATTGATGGGTGCGGTGATATTGACCGCATCGATTACGGCGATGTTTTATTTGTGGCAACTGTCAGCATGGTGGTTGTTCTATGTGTTCCTCTTGGTCTGGTGCGCAGATAGTGGCGCTTATTTTGTGGGGCGTAAGCTTGGTCGCCGCAAAATGGCGCCAAATGTCTCACCCAATAAAAGTATGGAAGGGCTGGCTGGTGGTTTGGTCACTGGTCTGCTCGTGGTCATTGCCATCAGTGTATTTAAGTTGCAATTGACGGGTGTGCCGTTAGTCGCATTTGTAGCATTATCAGCCTTGACCATTTTAGCCTCGGTACTTGGCGATTTATTTGAGTCGATGCTTAAGCGCCGCGCTGATGTCAAAGATTCAGGAACGATTTTACCGGGGCATGGCGGCGTGCTTGACCGTATCGACTCACTGCTATCTGCCACACCGATATTTGCGCTTGGTTTTTGGGCGATACAGCAGTTAGGTTTGATAGTGGTTTAGGACTGAAAAAAGAATTCATAGACGATGATACGCCCTAATTATAGTAGTTAAGATGAGTGACTAATCAATATACTGGATATCGTTCATCTCTTATTTATCAGGCGTTTTATCGATTTCTTATTTAATTTTTTAGAGTATCATTTACAGGCACTGATGGTTATGACGCAACGCATCGCCGTACTAGGCGCGACAGGTTCGATTGGCGATAGCACGTTAGCAATATTAGCGGCGCAACCACAGCTTTACACGGTCTACGCTCTGTCAGGCTATCACCGTTTAGACAAACTGTTTGCACTTTGCCAGCAGTTTTTGCCAAAGCGCGTTAGCGTACCGACCGCCGCAGTCGATGATTTTGCCCAGCGACTCCGTGCGGCAGGTCTTGACATCGATGTGGTAGGCGGCGAAGCAGGGCTGGTCGACATTGCCACTGATTCGCAGACGGATACCGTTGTCGCTGCGATCGTAGGCGCAGCTGGTCTGCCTTCTACTTTAGCCGCTGCTCGTGCAGGTAAGCGTATTTTACTAGCCAATAAAGAAGCGCTGGTGATGGCAGGGCAAGTGATGATTACTGCCGTCAAAACGCACAATGCTACTTTGTTACCGCTTGACTCTGAGCATAACGCTATTTTTCAGTGTTTACCACTGGCTATTCAGCAGGACAATACCCAAATTCATCAGCCAAACCACGGTGTGCGTAAGCTATGGTTAACGGCCTCTGGTGGGCCATTTTTGCAAAAATCGTTTGCGCAGATGCAGCAAGCGAGCGTCGCTGAAGCGGTCAAACATCCAAATTGGTCAATGGGTCAAAAGATATCTGTCGACTCAGCTACGATGATGAATAAGGGTTTAGAGTTAATCGAAGCCTGCCATCTGTTTGATTTGCCTGAAAATAAGATAAATGTGGTGATTCATCCACAAAGTATCATTCACTCAATGGTAGAATATAGCGATGGTAGCTTTTTGGCGCAGCTCGGCAGTCCCGATATGAAAACGCCCATTGCCCATGCACTCAGTTACCCTGATCGTATTAATAGTGGCTCGCAGCCGTTAGACTTATTTGCGCTCAGCGGCTTAGAGTTTATTGAGCCTGACTTGCAAAAATTTGCGTGTTTACGTTTGGCACGCCAAGCCATGCAAGCGGGCACACAAGCGACGATTGTCTTAAATGCAGCGAATGAAATTGCCGTGGCGGCGTTTTTGGCTGGAAAAATTCGCCTGACCGACATTGCTGATATCAACGAGCAGGCTTTGAATGACATACAGCTGCCACCGTTAAATGAAACGGCTGACATAGAAGATATACTAGCAATTGATAAAATAGCACGTCACCTGACGGACAAACTTGTGGCAAAGTTGGTGTAAGTGTACCAACAACTGCGTCGTTAAAAAATGATGTTAATAAAAGATGCAAAGAAAGAATGCTGAGAAACCATACTGAGAAAAGATCATGACGTTTTTATTAACGCTCCTTGCGGCAATATTTGTCTTAGGTCCGCTTATTGCCTTACATGAATGGGGACACTATATCGTCGCCCGTCTTTGCGGCGTTAAAGTCTTGACCTATTCTATCGGGTTTGGTCCCAAACTCTTTGGCTGGACGAGCAAAAAAAGCGGTATTGATTATCGTATTTCTGCTTTGCCACTTGGTGGTTATGTCAAAATGCTCGATGAGCGCGAAGGTGAGGTAGCAAAAGCTGAGCAACATTTGGCGTTTAATCGTCAGCATCCGCTAAAAAAGATTGCGATTGTTGCAGCTGGTCCTATCATGAACTTTATCATTGCTATTGCGCTGTTTTGGGTGTTATTTATGACACCATCAGAGCAGTTGGCGACGAAGATTGGGCAGGTATTACCTGATACGCCTGCCGCAATGGCACAGTTACCAGTTGGCGACAAAATCGTTGCAATTGATGGCCATGAGGTACAGACGTGGGAAGGCATCAACTATCGCCTTGCTGGACGGATGGGCGAGACGGACAATGTCAGTATTACTCTGCAATCAGAGACACAAGCTGATAATGTGATCAAAACTTATCAAGCGCCCGTAACTCAGTTTATGCAAGGCAGCGCGCAAGGTAAAGATGCGTTGACCAGCTTTGGCATGCTGCCATGGCAACCAGATATTGCACCGATAGTAGGTGATTTGACCGCTGATGGTGCCGCCAGTCGCCAAGGACTAAAAGTAGGCGATCGTATTATTGCTATCAATGATCAACCAATTAAAGATTGGCTCAGTGCTACTCGTATCATCCGCGACAGTCCTGAAACTTTGCTTAACTTCACAGTATTGCGTGATGGTAAAACCGTACAGCTTCAGATTATGCCGCAAGGCAAAAAAGACAATTTGGGTAACGATTATGGGCAAATTGGTGCTATGGTGGCACAGTCCGAAATTGTTATTCCTGACGCTTACAAGACCACTGTAGTCTATGGCCCTGGTGAGTCATTGGTGAAATCATTTGAGAAAACTGAACAGCTTGCAGTGATGACCGTCAGCTCAATGGGGAAAATGCTATCAGGCATGATTGGTTTGGATAATTTGTCAGGTCCGATTACCATCGCTAAAGTGGCCAAACAGAGTTTTGATATCAGTTGGCAGATGGTGTTATCGACGGCGGCTTTGATTAGTTTGAGTCTTGCTGTACTCAATCTTTTACCCATTCCTGTGTTGGATGGCGGTCATATTGTGTATTATCTTATTGAATTGATTCGCGGTAAGCCACTCTCGGAAGGGGTGCAAATGATTGGACTAAATATCGGTTTACTCTTGCTGGCAGGTTTCATGGTGTTAGCAATTGGTAATGATATCAGTCGGCTGTTTTGACCAGTGAATCGCTAATATGATCGATAAGGCACGAGATACTAATGGTTTTACGCCTATTATGGGATGATTATGACCATGATAGGTAGCATGCTTTGTATCATGGCCTCTGTACTAATCGTAATTTTTAGTTTATTTTGTGATGCATTTTATATAAAGTGTTCTGAGTCTGCTGCGTATGCGCTTAAATTTCATGCGAGATGCGCTAGACAATATGGGCTTTTTAACTTAACTTAAGCAAGTTTTTTATTGACGGATAGTGTTTATGCGTACGCCTTTATTTATGAGCGCGGCAGGGTTGCCGTTAGTTGTAGCGATGATGAGTATGCCAGTACAGGCTGCAGAATTTGTAGTCACTGACATCGGTTTCAATGGTTTGCAACGTTTAACCCCCGATAGCCTCTATCCGGTTCTACCTATTTCGGTAGGGGATACGGTAAATGACAGTAGTTTAGCAGCCAGTATTAAGGCGCTTTATGCGACCGAAAATTTTGCTGATATTCAAAGCCGTATCGAAGGTGGACAGCTACGGTTTGATGTCGTTGAGCGCCCAACGATTGCTGAAGTCAATTTTGAGGGCAATAAGCTCATTCCAAAAGAAGGGTTAGAGCAAGGGTTGGACAATGCTGGTCTGTCTGCCGGTAATGTGCTGAAACAAGCCACACTACAAGGCGTCGCCAACGAGCTACAGCAGCAATATATCAGCCAAGGCTATTACAACAGCAATATCGAGGTTGATCAAACGTTACTTGATGGCAATCGCGTCAAGCTCGACGTGCGTTTTGTCGAAGGCAAACCTGCCAAAGTGGTTGATATCAATATCATTGGCAATAAACATTTTAGTGATGAAGAAATCAAAGACGTTTTTGCGGTAAAAGAGTCCTCGTGGACACGTCTGCTGTCAAAGTCTGATCGTTATGCCAAAGAAAAACTGGCTGCCAGTTTAGAGAATTTAAAAGCGCTTTACCAAAACGATGGTTATGTGCGTTTTGCAGTAGATAATGCGGTGCTCAACATCAGTGAAGATAAGAGCAGCGTGTTTATCGAAGTGAGTCTAAGCGAAGGCGAGCAATATCAGTTTGGTGAAGTGAATTTCTTAGGTAAGCCGACTTTTGAGAATAATGAACTAACAGAGTTGGTGACTTTTGCACCCAATGAAAAATACTCGCAAGCCAAGCTCGATGAAACCACCGCGGCACTTAAGAGTCGTTACGGTAATGAGGGCTATTATTTGGCGCAGGTGAGACCAGTACCACGTATCAATGACGAGACCAAAGTAGTAGATATCGATTATTTCATCGACCCTGCACGTCCTATTTACGTTCGTCGTATTAATTTTACTGGTAACATCAAAACTCAAGACGAAGTACTGCGCCGAGAAATGCGTCAATTAGAAGGCGCATTGGCAACGAGTGACAAAATCCAGTTGTCACGGACACGTCTGATGCGTACAGGCTTCTTTAAAGCTGTCAACGTTGATGTGAAACCAGTACCGAACCAACCAGACCAAGTAGATATCAATTATACGGTTGAAGAGCAGCCTTCTGGTAGCTCAACGATTGCCGCGGGTTACTCACAAAGCGGCGGTGTGACTTTCCAGTTAGATCTAACACAAAACAACTTTATGGGTACAGGTAACCGTGTGAAAGCGGCACTATCACGCTCAGAAACCCGTGATTCTTATAGTTTGGGTTATACCGATCCGTACTTTACCGAAAACGGCGTCTCACAAGGTCTTAGTGCCTATTATCGTGAAACGAAATACGATGATAGAAACGTCAGTAACTATGTCACCGATTCTTATGGTGCTACGCTGAACTACAGTTATCCTGTTGACGAAACCAAACGTGTTAGTGCCGGTTTGAATGTTGATAACACTTCAGTACGTGGTGGTCGCTTCTTAGGTGTATCAAACGTTCAGCAAATTATTGATGATGGCGGTACGTTTGAGAACTTTGTCAATGACGAAAATGAGGCTTCTGGACGCACAGGCTTTAAAAATGATTACAATACTTATAACCTACTATTCGGCTGGGACTATAGCACCTTAGATCGTCCAGTGTTCCCGACCAAAGGTATGAGCCATACGGTCGATGCCACTATTGGCTTGGGTGATACCAACTATCAAAAACTTGTTTATAGCGGCAACATCTATTATCCCTTCTACAAAGACTGGGTAGCACGTGGTTATACTAAGCTTGGCTATGGTAATGATTTGCCGTTTTATGAAAACTTTTATGCTGGGGGCTATGGCTCTGTACGTGGTTATGAGGCCTCAACCCTTGGGCCAAAATCACAAACGTATTATGATGCCATAAATGATGATGTGCGTTACAAAGACGAAGACATCGGTGGTAATGCGTTAGTCAGCTTCGGTAGTGAGCTAATTTTGCCAATGCCGTTTAAGGGCGATTGGGCAGATCAAGTGCGTCCAGTATTGTTTGCTGAAGGTGGTCAAGTATTTGATACGACTGATAAGGAAGATCGCACTTTTATCAATCCTAATGACGGTACTGATACGGGCGTACCACTGTTGACGCAAGACAATAGCATGCGCTTTAGTGCGGGTGCAGGTATAACCTGGTATACGCCAATTGGTCCAATTTCATTGAGTTATGCTGTACCTATTGGTGATAAAGAAGGCGATGAAACTGAAAAAGTTCAGTTCCAGATTGGTAATACGTTTTAACGTAGCATGATTGTTTGCATTCATGTCGTTAACCATAGCAGTTACTTACATGAACGCAGCATCTGTTAGATATTAGTAGATCGCCAAGGTGATTGTTCAGCTTGGCGATTGTCTTATTCATAACAATATTTATATTAATAGTCACTATGATAACGATTGAGCAACTTATCACTCGGATTGAGCAGCGTCAGCCTATTACCAATAAGGCTGAAATTAACGCTGAACAGTTACGTCAAAAATTCAGCAGTATTGGTAGCTTGACCACGGCTGATCATAATCAGCTAAGTTTTTTGGCTGATCCCCATTATATTTCTAGTCTGGCAATAAGTAACGCAGGGGCTGTATTGGTCACTGCAGAATATCGCGACCAAGTGCCCGCCACAGCGATAGCGTTAGTCGTCGCAAGCCCATACTTAGCTTATGCTGGTGCCAGCCAGTTGTTTGCTCGTGAGTCACTGTCTGGTGGCATTCATCCTAGTGCTGTGATTGCTGATAGTGCAGTCATCGGTGAGCAGGTGAATATCGGACCTTTTTGTGTGATCGCTGATTATGTACAAATTGGTGCGCGTAGCTCACTTGCTGCACATGTAGTGATCGACGCAAATACGACTATTGGTACTGATGGCGTTATCAAATCACAAGTGGTGATCGGGCATGATTGTGTCATTGGTGATCATGTAAGGTTACACGCGGGTGTCAGTGTGGGTGCAGAAGGCTTTGGTTTTGCACCAACCAAAGATCCTAGTACCACTGGCTGGGAGCGTATCGCTCAGTTAGGACGGGTCGTAATTGGCAACCATGTGCGAATTGGTAGTCAAACTTGCATTGACCGAGGTGCCATTGATGATACGATCATTGGCAATCACGTTATTATTGATAATTTGGTACAAATTGCTCATAACGTGCGTATCGGTGATGGCACGGCCATCGCTGCCCAAACGGGTATCGCAGGCAGTACCAGTATAGGCAAGCGCTGTATTATTGGCGGTGCGGTCGGTATCACAGGTCATATTGAGATTACCGATGATGTCACTTTATCTGGGATGACCATGGTAACCAAATCTATCAAAAACGCCGGTTCATACTCATCTGGAACGGCTGCGATGCCGACAGCTAACTGGCGACGGGCAGCTGTACGCTTTCGCCAGCTTGGGCGTGATTAGCGCAAATATCAATCCATATACAAACACAGTAAAATCATAGCGATTTAAAACATAGCAAGGAAGCACCATTATGAGCAGCACCGATATCGATATTTTGAATGATAAAGAAATGAAAAGCTTAGCTGAGCAAGGTCTTACGCTGCCATTAACCTATCATACGTTAAAGCATTATTTGCCACACCGTTATCCTTTTCTTTTAGTAGATAAGATTATTGATTGTACGCCTGGTGAGTGCATTACAGGTATTAAGAATGTGACTATCAATGAAGAATTTTTCAATGGTCATTTTCCTGATGAGCCGATTATGCCAGGGGTACTCATGGTTGAGTGCATGGCTCAGGTCTCAGGTGTGCTCGGATTTATCAGTGCCGGTCTGACCGCAGAAGATGGTTATTTATATCTATTTGCAGGTGTTGATAAAGTCCGTTTTAAGCGTCGAGTGATTCCTGGTGATCAGCTGACTATCCGTGCTAAAACAGTGATGCAGAAGCGCGGTATTTATAAGTTTGACTGCACTGTACATGTTGACGATGAGTTAGCCGCCAGTGCGCAAATAATGATTGCTCGCCAAGAACAATAACGTTTACCAATAGCCATTGTGGCTCGTAGCTGACCTAATTCTTTAAACAAAGCGTCTAAAGAATTAGGTCAAAGCGGGTCATAAGCATTATAATTGACACTCGCATTTAACAGCAGAGCCATGCTTAGGTTTTTTCATAAAACTGAATTGGCTGTATTTGTTTTACCATTTACTCGCATCAGATCATACAAAGGCCCACATTATGAGTCAGATC
This region of Psychrobacter sp. JCM 18902 genomic DNA includes:
- the frr gene encoding ribosome recycling factor gives rise to the protein MIKEIKQDGEARMQKTLEALESTFSKVRTGRAHPGMLSGVMVSYYGSPTPLNQVASVNVEDSRTLMVQPFERTMVQAIDKAIREADLGLNPVTADVIRVPMPALTEETRRDMQKLARGEAESSRVSIRNIRRDMMNDIKELAKEKEISEDDERRASDDIQKITDKYIETIDKRLSKKETDLMDV
- the uppS gene encoding polyprenyl diphosphate synthase; its protein translation is MSTSAVLAPDLLPRHIAIIMDGNNRYGKANDLGKGQGHVAGKDALDPIVEYCVNTGIEVLTVFAFSSENWQRPPSEVALLMQLLASTIHEQIPRMNEYRIRLRFIGDRSQLSDDLQALMADAEAKTANFKAMTLVIAISYGGQWDIAHAAKQLAQQVEAGQLRADDINKELLGNYVQLADAPAVDMLIRTGGEYRISNFLLWQSAYAELFFTQTLWPNFAADELAAMVKEFAQRQRRFGKTSEQIVIEQASR
- a CDS encoding phosphatidate cytidylyltransferase; protein product: MWQRIKTAVVLVIIVGIAMFASQTPILFAPLLAIGVIIAAHEWTKLMPKWRHPALFVLLVLVLTLVSLMFKVTWLFWWVASLAIWLMALSWVRVFPTHTNWYGKKLALMGAVILTASITAMFYLWQLSAWWLFYVFLLVWCADSGAYFVGRKLGRRKMAPNVSPNKSMEGLAGGLVTGLLVVIAISVFKLQLTGVPLVAFVALSALTILASVLGDLFESMLKRRADVKDSGTILPGHGGVLDRIDSLLSATPIFALGFWAIQQLGLIVV
- the ispC gene encoding 1-deoxy-D-xylulose-5-phosphate reductoisomerase, yielding MVMTQRIAVLGATGSIGDSTLAILAAQPQLYTVYALSGYHRLDKLFALCQQFLPKRVSVPTAAVDDFAQRLRAAGLDIDVVGGEAGLVDIATDSQTDTVVAAIVGAAGLPSTLAAARAGKRILLANKEALVMAGQVMITAVKTHNATLLPLDSEHNAIFQCLPLAIQQDNTQIHQPNHGVRKLWLTASGGPFLQKSFAQMQQASVAEAVKHPNWSMGQKISVDSATMMNKGLELIEACHLFDLPENKINVVIHPQSIIHSMVEYSDGSFLAQLGSPDMKTPIAHALSYPDRINSGSQPLDLFALSGLEFIEPDLQKFACLRLARQAMQAGTQATIVLNAANEIAVAAFLAGKIRLTDIADINEQALNDIQLPPLNETADIEDILAIDKIARHLTDKLVAKLV
- the rseP gene encoding RIP metalloprotease RseP, encoding MTFLLTLLAAIFVLGPLIALHEWGHYIVARLCGVKVLTYSIGFGPKLFGWTSKKSGIDYRISALPLGGYVKMLDEREGEVAKAEQHLAFNRQHPLKKIAIVAAGPIMNFIIAIALFWVLFMTPSEQLATKIGQVLPDTPAAMAQLPVGDKIVAIDGHEVQTWEGINYRLAGRMGETDNVSITLQSETQADNVIKTYQAPVTQFMQGSAQGKDALTSFGMLPWQPDIAPIVGDLTADGAASRQGLKVGDRIIAINDQPIKDWLSATRIIRDSPETLLNFTVLRDGKTVQLQIMPQGKKDNLGNDYGQIGAMVAQSEIVIPDAYKTTVVYGPGESLVKSFEKTEQLAVMTVSSMGKMLSGMIGLDNLSGPITIAKVAKQSFDISWQMVLSTAALISLSLAVLNLLPIPVLDGGHIVYYLIELIRGKPLSEGVQMIGLNIGLLLLAGFMVLAIGNDISRLF
- the bamA gene encoding outer membrane protein assembly factor BamA, which translates into the protein MRTPLFMSAAGLPLVVAMMSMPVQAAEFVVTDIGFNGLQRLTPDSLYPVLPISVGDTVNDSSLAASIKALYATENFADIQSRIEGGQLRFDVVERPTIAEVNFEGNKLIPKEGLEQGLDNAGLSAGNVLKQATLQGVANELQQQYISQGYYNSNIEVDQTLLDGNRVKLDVRFVEGKPAKVVDINIIGNKHFSDEEIKDVFAVKESSWTRLLSKSDRYAKEKLAASLENLKALYQNDGYVRFAVDNAVLNISEDKSSVFIEVSLSEGEQYQFGEVNFLGKPTFENNELTELVTFAPNEKYSQAKLDETTAALKSRYGNEGYYLAQVRPVPRINDETKVVDIDYFIDPARPIYVRRINFTGNIKTQDEVLRREMRQLEGALATSDKIQLSRTRLMRTGFFKAVNVDVKPVPNQPDQVDINYTVEEQPSGSSTIAAGYSQSGGVTFQLDLTQNNFMGTGNRVKAALSRSETRDSYSLGYTDPYFTENGVSQGLSAYYRETKYDDRNVSNYVTDSYGATLNYSYPVDETKRVSAGLNVDNTSVRGGRFLGVSNVQQIIDDGGTFENFVNDENEASGRTGFKNDYNTYNLLFGWDYSTLDRPVFPTKGMSHTVDATIGLGDTNYQKLVYSGNIYYPFYKDWVARGYTKLGYGNDLPFYENFYAGGYGSVRGYEASTLGPKSQTYYDAINDDVRYKDEDIGGNALVSFGSELILPMPFKGDWADQVRPVLFAEGGQVFDTTDKEDRTFINPNDGTDTGVPLLTQDNSMRFSAGAGITWYTPIGPISLSYAVPIGDKEGDETEKVQFQIGNTF
- the lpxD gene encoding UDP-3-O-(3-hydroxymyristoyl)glucosamine N-acyltransferase; translation: MITIEQLITRIEQRQPITNKAEINAEQLRQKFSSIGSLTTADHNQLSFLADPHYISSLAISNAGAVLVTAEYRDQVPATAIALVVASPYLAYAGASQLFARESLSGGIHPSAVIADSAVIGEQVNIGPFCVIADYVQIGARSSLAAHVVIDANTTIGTDGVIKSQVVIGHDCVIGDHVRLHAGVSVGAEGFGFAPTKDPSTTGWERIAQLGRVVIGNHVRIGSQTCIDRGAIDDTIIGNHVIIDNLVQIAHNVRIGDGTAIAAQTGIAGSTSIGKRCIIGGAVGITGHIEITDDVTLSGMTMVTKSIKNAGSYSSGTAAMPTANWRRAAVRFRQLGRD
- the fabZ gene encoding 3-hydroxyacyl-ACP dehydratase FabZ codes for the protein MSSTDIDILNDKEMKSLAEQGLTLPLTYHTLKHYLPHRYPFLLVDKIIDCTPGECITGIKNVTINEEFFNGHFPDEPIMPGVLMVECMAQVSGVLGFISAGLTAEDGYLYLFAGVDKVRFKRRVIPGDQLTIRAKTVMQKRGIYKFDCTVHVDDELAASAQIMIARQEQ